A genomic window from Armatimonadota bacterium includes:
- the amrA gene encoding AmmeMemoRadiSam system protein A — translation MADKPAGAGPSSGEGELTEAQQRKLLRLARRAIEQYVRNRVVVKATEDDPRLTQPRGVFVTLRHGKALRGCIGDLEGSKPLYLNVRDKAIASATQDFRFEPVRGEEIAALDLEISVLSPLQQVEDPSTLVAGKHGVMVSQGSRAGVYLPQVATEQRWSCEEMLNHLCESKAGLPADAWRMGAELHCFTAQVFGEKELGR, via the coding sequence ATGGCCGACAAACCGGCCGGGGCCGGGCCGAGTTCCGGCGAGGGCGAGCTGACCGAGGCGCAGCAGCGCAAGCTCCTGCGGCTGGCGCGGCGCGCGATCGAGCAGTACGTGCGCAACCGCGTTGTCGTCAAGGCAACGGAGGACGACCCGCGCCTGACACAGCCCCGAGGCGTGTTTGTGACGCTGCGCCACGGGAAGGCGCTGCGCGGCTGCATCGGCGACCTCGAGGGAAGCAAGCCGTTGTACCTCAATGTGCGGGACAAGGCGATCGCGTCGGCGACCCAGGATTTCCGCTTCGAGCCGGTGCGCGGCGAGGAGATCGCCGCCCTCGACCTCGAGATCTCGGTGCTGTCGCCGCTGCAGCAAGTGGAGGATCCCTCGACGCTGGTGGCTGGCAAGCACGGCGTGATGGTGTCCCAGGGCAGCCGCGCCGGGGTCTATCTGCCCCAAGTGGCGACCGAGCAGAGATGGAGTTGCGAGGAAATGTTGAACCACCTGTGCGAATCCAAGGCGGGCCTGCCCGCCGACGCCTGGCGCATGGGTGCCGAGCTCCACTGCTTTACCGCCCAGGTCTTCGGCGAAAAAGAGCTGGGGCGCTGA